From one Triticum aestivum cultivar Chinese Spring chromosome 4B, IWGSC CS RefSeq v2.1, whole genome shotgun sequence genomic stretch:
- the LOC123091843 gene encoding probable pre-mRNA-splicing factor ATP-dependent RNA helicase DEAH5, whose product MAPPAAEGPGDDGLRKLEYLSLVSKVCSELETHIGVGDKVLAEFITELGRDAPSVADFDAKLKANGADLPDYFVRTLLTIIHAILPPPSHNPSSAASQSNSKYRALSRPDDADRARELRLELERDANAAAATTPAPSRDRSRDDRSRDRDHDRTRDERGRDRDHDRSRDRDRGRGDRSHNRDRAHDDRGQDRNHDRGREHDHGWDRDRDRGRDRDREGDRDGNGRRDQDRLQQRDRDTGKAHGRSRRYVDEEDGQQERAGGRKTENTMTNSSGEPELYQVYRGRVTRVMDTGCFVKLEDVRGGREGLVHVSQMASRRVANAKEVVKRDQEVFVKVVSVKGDKLSLSLRDVDQDTGKDLLPMQRGVEDAPRTNPSVGSAAAAGPGRRLGLSGIVITEEDEVAPISRRPLKRMSSPERWEAKQLIASGVLDVRDYPQFDEDGDGMLYQEEGAEEELEIELNEDEPEFLQGQSRFSIDMSPVKIFKNPEGSLSRAAALQTALIKERREVREQEQRAMLDSIPKDLNRPWEDPMPDTGERHLAQELRGVGLSAYDMPEWKKEAYGKALTFGQRSKLSIQDQRQTLPIYKLKKELIQAVHDNQVLVVIGETGSGKTTQVTQYLAEAGYTTRGKIGCTQPRRVAAMSVAKRVAEEFGCRLGEEVGYAIRFEDCTGPETVIKYMTDGMLLREILVDENLSQYSVVMLDEAHERTIHTDVLFGLLKQLVKRRPDMRLIVTSATLDAEKFSGYFFNCNIFTIPGRTFPVEILYTKQPESDYLDAALITVLQIHLTEPEGDILVFLTGQEEIDHACQCLYERMKGLGKDVPELIILPVYSALPSEMQSKIFEPAPPGKRKVVVATNIAEASLTIDGIYYVIDPGFAKINVYNSKQGLDSLVITPISQASAKQRAGRAGRTGPGKCYRLYTESAYRNEMSPTTIPEIQRINLGSTVLNMKAMGINDLLSFDFMDPPAPQALISAMEQLYSLGALDEEGLLTKLGRKMAEFPLDPPLSKMLLASVDLGCSDEILTIIAMIQTGNIFYRPREKQAQADQKRAKFFQPEGDHLTLLAVYEAWKAKNFSGPWCFENFVQSRSLRRAQDVRKQLLTIMDRYKLDVVAAGKNFTKIRKAITAGFFFHAARKDPQEGYRTLVENQPVYIHPSSALFQRQPDWVIYHELVMTTKEYMREVTVVDPKWLVELAPRFYKGADPTKMSKRKRQERIEPLYDRYHEPNSWRLSKRRA is encoded by the exons ATGGCGCCGCCGGCGGCGGAGGGTCCCGGCGACGACGGGCTCCGAAAGTTGGAGTACCTGTCGCTCGTCTCCAAGGTCTGCTCGGAGCTGGAGACGCACATCGGTGTAGGCGACAAGGTACTGGCTGAGTTCATTACCGAGCTCGGGCGCGACGCCCCCTCGGTCGCCGATTTCGACGCCAAGCTCAAGGCCAACGGCGCCGACCTCCCCGACTACTTCGTCCGCACGCTCCTCACCATCATCCACGCCATCCTCCCGCCGCCCTCCCATAACCCTAGCTCCGCCGCCTCGCAGTCCAACTCCAAGTACCGCGCGCTCTCGCGCCCGGACGACGCAGATCGCGCCCGCGAGCTCCGCCTCGAGCTTGAGCGTGATGCCAATGCTGCAGCGGCGACCACCCCTGCCCCTTCCAGGGACCGCAGTCGCGATGACCGCTCTCGGGACCGTGACCATGACCGCACGCGTGATGAACGCGGACGGGATCGTGACCATGACCGCAGTCGTGACAGAGACCGCGGGCGTGGTGATCGCAGCCATAACCGTGACCGTGCACATGATGACCGTGGCCAGGATCGTAACCATGACCGAGGCCGTGAACATGATCATGGCTGGGACAGGGATCGAgaccgtggtcgcgacagagaccGGGAGGGAGATCGGGACGGTAATGGTCGGAGGGACCAGGACCGCCTCCAGCAAAGGGACAGGGATACAGGCAAGGCCCATGGAAGGAGCAGGAGGTATGTGGATGAGGAGGATGGACAGCAGGAAAGGGCTGGAGGAAggaagacggagaataccatgacAAATTCAAGTGGCGAGCCTGAGCTTTACCAGGTGTACCGGGGGAGGGTGACCCGTGTAATGGACACCGGTTGCTTTGTCAAGCTTGAGGATGTTCGTGGTGGCCGTGAGGGGCTTGTTCATGTATCGCAGATGGCAAGCAGACGAGTAGCCAATGCAAAGGAGGTGGTGAAGCGTGATCAGGAGGTGTTCGTGAAGGTAGTTTCGGTAAAGGGAGATAAGTTGAGTCTCTCACTGAGGGATGTGGATCAGGATACAGGAAAGGACCTTCTGCCAATGCAGCGTGGTGTGGAGGATGCACCAAGGACTAACCCATCTGTTGGtagtgctgctgctgctgggcctGGAAGGAGATTGGGTCTATCGGGGATTGTGATTACAGAGGAGGATGAGGTTGCACCCATCTCGCGGCGTCCCCTCAAGCGGATGAGCTCACCGGAGAGGTGGGAGGCGAAGCAGCTAATTGCTTCGGGTGTTCTTGATGTGCGGGATTACCCACAGTTTGATGAGGATGGTGATGGAATGTTGTATCAGGAGGAAGGCGCAGAGGAGGAGTTGGAGATTGAGCTTAATGAGGATGAACCAGAGTTCTTGCAGGGACAGAGCAGATTCTCAATTGACATGTCACCTGTTAAGATTTTCAAGAATCCAGAGGGTTCATTAAGTCGAGCAGCAGCTCTCCAGACTGCTCTCATCAAGGAGCGCCGTGAGGTTAGAGAACAAGAGCAGAGAGCAATGCTGGACTCGATACCCAAGGATCTGAATAGGCCATGGGAGGACCCAATGCCCGACACAGGCGAGCGACACCTTGCACAGGAGCTTAGAGGTGTTGGTCTATCAGCTTATGACATGCCAGAATGGAAGAAGGAAGCATATGGAAAAGCTTTAACGTTTGGGCAAAGGTCAAAGCTTTCAATACAAGATCAGAGGCAAACTCTTCCAATATACAAGTTGAAGAAAGAGTTGATTCAAGCTGTGCATGATAATCAAGTTTTAGTTGTTATCGGAGAAACTGGCTCTGGAAAGACAACGCAGGTGACACAATATTTGGCTGAAGCCGGTTATACCACAAGAGGTAAAATTGGTTGTACTCAACCTCGTAGGGTTGCTGCAATGTCTGTTGCAAAGAGAGTGGCAGAAGAATTTGGCTGTCGACTGGGAGAGGAAGTTGGTTATGCCATTCGCTTTGAGGATTGCACTGGCCCAGAAACTGTGATAAAATACATGACCGATGGAATGCTTCTGCGTGAAATTTTAGTTGATGAGAACCTTTCCCAGTATTCAGTAGTCATGCTTGATGAAGCGCATGAAAGGACCATCCACACAGATGTTCTCTTCGGTTTGCTGAAGCAGCTTGTTAAGCGTAGACCTGACATGAGGCTTATTGTTACTTCTGCTACCCTTGATGCTGAAAAGTTCTCTGGGTATTTCTTCAACTGCAACATCTTCACAATTCCGGGAAGAACATTCCCAGTGGAGATACTCTACACCAAACAACCAGAAAGTGACTACTTGGATGCTGCATTGATTACCGTGCTGCAGATCCACTTGACAGAGCCAGAGGGTGATATCCTCGTTTTCTTGACTGGTCAAGAGGAGATTGATCATGCCTGTCAATGTTTATATGAGAGGATGAAAGGGCTGGGAAAGGATGTTCCCGAGCTCATAATTTTGCCTGTGTATAGCGCTCTGCCTAGTGAAATGCAGTCAAAGATCTTTGAGCCAGCTCCACCTGGGAAGAGGAAGGTGGTCGTAGCCACCAATATTGCTGAAGCTTCTTTAACCATTGATGGCATATATTATGTCATCGACCCTGGCTTCGCCAAGATCAATGTTTATAATTCAAAACAAGGGCTTGATTCATTGGTCATCACTCCAATCTCACAAGCATCGGCAAAACAAAGAGCAGGGCGTGCTGGCCGTACTGGACCAGGCAAATGTTATCGTCTATACACTGAAAGTGCTTACCGCAATGAAATGTCACCAACGACGATTCCAGAAATTCAAAGGATCAATTTGGGTTCTACAGTTCTTAATATGAAGGCAATGGGGATAAATGACCTACTATCCTTTGATTTTATGGACCCCCCAGCACCCCAAGCACTTATCTCTGCTATGGAACAGCTTTACAGCCTTGGCGCTCTTGATGAGGAGGGCCTTCTTACCAAACTCGGCAGAAAAATGGCTGAATTTCCACTGGATCCACCGCTTTCAAAGATGCTACTAGCTAGCGTCGACCTTGGATGCAGTGATGAGATACTGACTATTATAGCGATGATTCAAACGGGGAATATTTTCTATAGACCTAGAGAAAAACAGGCTCAAGCTGATCAGAAAAGGGCCAAATTTTTCCAGCCAGAGGGAGATCATCTTACTCTACTTGCTGTATATGAGGCTTGGAAAGCAAAGAACTTTTCAGGGCCCTGGTGCTTTGAGAACTTTGTTCAGTCAAGATCGCTGAGGAGAGCACAAGATGTCAGAAAGCAGCTTCTAACTATCATGGACAG ATATAAGTTGGATGTTGTCGCTGCTGGGAAGAACTTCACGAAAATAAGGAAGGCGATCACTGCCGGCTTCTTTTTCCATGCTGCCAGGAAAGATCCCCAGGAAGGATACAGAACCTTGGTGGAGAACCAGCCAGTGTACATTCACCCAAGCAGTGCGCTGTTCCAGCGCCAACCAGATTGGGTCATTTACCACGAGCTTGTAATGACGACCAAGGAGTATATGAGGGAGGTGACCGTGGTTGACCCGAAATGGTTAGTGGAGTTAGCGCCAAGATTCTACAAGGGTGCAGATCCAACCAAGATGAGCAAGAGGAAGCGACAGGAAAGGATTGAGCCTCTGTACGACAGGTACCACGAGCCCAACTCATGGCGTCTCAGCAAGCGCCGAGCTTGA